Part of the Granulicella cerasi genome is shown below.
TTGCCGCCGTAGTAATGCAGGTCGAAGAGACCGAGGTGCGAGGCTTCCGAGGTGATGAAATCCTGCGTGTTGGCGGTCGTGCCGATCGGCGAGGAGCCTGCGCTGGAGCCGGAGAACACAGGCGCGTCCATGGTGATCCCATAGCCGAGATTCAGGATCGACTGCACAGTGTTCTCATACTGCTGCTTGTAGGTGGCGTAGTTCCAGGTGCCGGTGCGGCGCGCTGGAGAGACGTTTTCGTAGTAGTCGGGCTCGTTGCCGAGCTCCCACGCGAGGATGGATCCCGGAGGCAGGCCGTTGTAGATGGTGGTCGCCTGCGCCGCCGCTGTGCCGTTGCTTGTGCCATCAGAAGCGACGTCGTCGGCGAAGTCCACGCCGATGAAATAGCGCACGCCGTACGTGCTCTGCGATGCCATCGTGTTGTAGTAGTTCTTCAGCGAGGTGAGAGCGTTCGTAAGCTGAATACTCGTGGCCTTATCGCTGAGCTCGCGAACCTCGAGGTAGTTGTTCGAGTAATTCGTGAGGTTCTTCGTGAGCTTCAGAAAGTATGGGTTCGCCGTAGTCTTGGTGCCGACCACGTAGTCGGTCTCGCTGGTCACGAGCGAGAGGCCGAGGAACGACGGCGCGACGGTGGTGGTCGGCGCGGTGGGCGTAATGCTGACGGTGGCCGTAGTTTGTGCGCGGCCGGTAACGCTAACCGCCGCCACGGCGAGTGTGCTGAGCAGGACAACGAAAGGCTTCATGAGACGTGATGCTCCCTTTTGGCAATACTTTCGCTGATTCAATTCAACCGCTTGAATGAGCGACGGAAACATACGCCTATCGCGAGCGAACTGTCCAGCCCCGAGATCCAATGACGATACGCATCGTCCCTGACACGAAGGCCCCGCGAGTCACGGGACTCAGCGGGGCCGGTATCGAGAGCGCTTGAGGAGGATCAGCCCGCAGCGAGTACGCGAGCAAACACCTTGTCGATGTTGCCGAGCTGTCGGGTGTAATCGAACGCGTGATCGATCGTTTCTTTGCTCAGCTTGGAGTTGATCACCGGGTCGGCGGTGATGAGTTCGCGGAAGTTCTTCCCATTCTCCCAGGCATCCATCGCATGCGTCTGAACGGTCTTGTAGGCGTCCTCGCGGCTGAGGCCGGCCTGCGCAAGCTCGAGCAGCAGTTGACCGCTGAAGACGAGGCCGCCGGTGAGTTCGAGGTTCTTCATCATGCGCTCGGGGTAGACGAGCAGGTTCTCGATCAGCGTTGCGGTCTTCTGCAGCAGGTAGTCGGTGACGGTAGTCGAGTCGGGCAGCACAACGCGCTCTGCCGAAGAGTGCGAGATGTCGCGCTCGTGCCACAGAGCCACGTTCTCAAAGCCGACCTGCGCGTTAGCGCGCACGGTACGAGCGAGCCCGCTGATCTGCTCACAGGTGATCGGGTTGCGCTTATGCGGCATCGCCGAGCTGCCCTTCTGCCCCTTGGAGAAGAACTCCTCGGCTTCGCGGACTTCCGTGCGCTGCAGATGGCGAATCTCCGTCGCGATCTTGTCGAGCGTCGAGGTGATGGTCGCAAGCGTGGCGAGGAAGTGTGCATGGCGATCGCGCGAGAGGACCTGCGTGGAAACCAGCGCGGGCTCGAGGTTGAGGTTCTCGAGGATCGCGGCTTCGTGCTCGGGCTTCAGATGGCCGAAGCTGCCAACGGCGCCAGAAAGCTTGCCGACGCGGAGATCTTCTGCGGCGAGGTCGAAGCGCTTGAGGTTGCGACCCATCTCGGAGTACCAGAGCAGCATCTTCATGCCGAAGGTAGTCGGCTCGGCGTGCACACCGTGGGTGCGGCCGATGGTCGGCGTGTGCTGGAACTCGATGGCGCGCGTCTTCAGCGCCTC
Proteins encoded:
- the purB gene encoding adenylosuccinate lyase, coding for MISRYTRPAMADLWSEQAKFSRWLQVELAATDALAAAGMVPAEAAKELRQHAGFTVDRINEIEKTTRHDVLAFTTSVAETVQAAGSDSARWLHFGLTSTDVVDTAQALAIVEASKLIREGILRLREALKTRAIEFQHTPTIGRTHGVHAEPTTFGMKMLLWYSEMGRNLKRFDLAAEDLRVGKLSGAVGSFGHLKPEHEAAILENLNLEPALVSTQVLSRDRHAHFLATLATITSTLDKIATEIRHLQRTEVREAEEFFSKGQKGSSAMPHKRNPITCEQISGLARTVRANAQVGFENVALWHERDISHSSAERVVLPDSTTVTDYLLQKTATLIENLLVYPERMMKNLELTGGLVFSGQLLLELAQAGLSREDAYKTVQTHAMDAWENGKNFRELITADPVINSKLSKETIDHAFDYTRQLGNIDKVFARVLAAG